atttcaatttactgatttccatatatgaactgtaactcagtaaaatctttgaaattgttgcatgttgcatttatatttgtttTCAGTATAGTTGGGTCAGCCAGTCCAATAATACAAAGGGGACTAGGTCTCCCTCAGCCTGTCCGCCCCCCTCACTCTCAGCGACTGACACACATGATCCGAACCCACATCCAGCAAAGAGAGTTCCTCCAGTCAGTGGCGGactaatatatattattattattttttttttactgtgggaactcagttggggtctcaacttactgttgcgagttagaatagtagaatacacaaggttgcaatttcattttttttaatactgcatcagcagttttcttcttattatgtcagtcactgacattcactcaattagcccatttCAGCTACCATTTTACAGATTGGTAGGTAAATTAGTTTGGGAGGCAAACCAGCTTTCTAaaccttgtagtaatcatggctgaatTACTGACCGGGCACGAAGGgaacctccagggggcccccctaaacgtttttttttggggggggccctgacctccaggaggCCATCATCGATTTTGATAGTCAACCAGATATCatatgaacatactgtacattaaaaACGCAgtatcatatgatgcaaaatgcatcatacagggatgatttctgtattttgaaatgtacatatcttgaaaacttgattgctgacaagctaaacattttgggactatgtcaacaatgggcTAATGAATCAATTATtaaaatataaactcagcaaaaaagaagcgtcctctcactgtcaactgcgtttatttccagcaaacttaacatgtgtaaatatttgtatgaacataacaagattcaacaactgagacatgaactgaacaagttccaaagacatgtgactaacagaactggaataatgtgtccatgaacaaaggggggggtcaaaatcaaaagtaacagtcagcatctggtgtggccaccagctgcattaagtactgcagtgcatctcttcctcatggactgcaccaagttcctggacatttctggggggaaatcACCCTCCGATCAAACAGGTCTCAGAAGTGCTCAAtgtgattgagatccgggctcttcgctggccatggcagaacactgacattcctgtcttgcaggaaatcaagcacagaatgaggagtatggctggtggcattgtcatgctggagggtcatgtcaggatgagcctgcaggaagggtaccacatgagggaggaggatgtcttccctgtaacggaCAGCGTTAAGATTTGGGTGATAaggtccgatgatgctgtgacaccccgccccagaccatgatggaccctccacctccaaatcgatcccactccagagtacaggcctcagtgtaacgctcattccttcgacgataaacttgaatccgaccatcacccctggtgagacatagccgcaactcgtcagtgaaaagcactttttgccagtcctgtctggtccagcgacggtgggtttgtgcccataggcaacgtagtcggtgatgtctggtgacgaactgccttacaacaagcctacaagctgtcagtccagcctctctcaacctattgtggacagtctgagcactgatggagggattgtgcgttcctggtgcaactcgggcagttgttgttgccatcctgtgcctgtcccccaggtgtgatgttcggatgtaccgatcctgtgcaggtgttgttacacgtggtgtgccactgcgaggatcataagctgtccgtcctgtctccctgtagcgctgtcttaggtgtctcactgtacggacattgcaatttattgcactggccacatctgcagtcctcatgcctccttgcagcaggcctaaggcacgttcatgaagatgagcagggaccctgggcatctttcttttggtgtttttcagagtccgtagaaaggcttctttagcgtgcatgttcatgaattgtttccatgtgtttgatgccattccatttgctccattccagccattattatgagccttcctccccttagcagcctccactgaaatGCATGTGCCAGATGTGCAGAAGCTTggagggatttgtagtcttgcatgtctactttgatgctaatagtattttcgaatctgagagtaaattgagccgaatatattgataaaagtcaccttgtcagAGAGAGATTTACAgagttatcaaaacgtcacgccagggaaAGCCATGAAACACATACCTTGTTTGAAGTGGTTCTAAAATCCTCTATGGAAAATAAATCTGTTTTTGCTGGGTTTATGACTTGTCCACTGTGGGGCTAGAGTTTTAAGAGTGTTTAACTTTTTAAAGTCATGAAGTGTAAATGCGTGGCTCGCAACGGCCCCAAGACCGCAGCGTGTTTGCCTGAAGCCGGAACACATGCGCTGGAAGATACCGGGACAAATATGCATTATTGTAGCTCAGCTGCTTCTATAGATGTCAAGGTATAATTTGTTCAGTAGACATTTCACTTTTTATTGCACAAACACAAACCAGACCATGTATCccaatgttttcttacaggtttagtCAATTTCACCGTATTTCAACGGATAGTTTTGTAAATCGTTgtaggcttttattttgaaacagCGCGGAAAACCCGGAAGTAATGCACGGATCTAGCACTTCTTTACATTGTCATCGTATTTGTAAAGCAGTGCAGAATAAGCAGTTTTAGTTTACTGCAATTGTTTCTAAAACCGTAATCCCACCATAAACGGTAAGGAAGCTTTTTTTTCATGTGTGTGTAGATAAACCTTGAATGCTACACTTGTTATGAACGTGCAGGGGGACTTGTTGTAGTTTACAGTATTAGTTCGACTGCCTCTGTAATGAGTGAATAAGCCTACTACGTATGTTGTTCAGCCTAGCCTACTACAGTTTCCCACATCAGATTTACTAGTGCTGCCTGCTCCATGCAGTTATCTAGCTACGAAATTCCACTGTGCTAATATGGATTTGATTAGGCTTTTACACGATATTTCACTGGTGAAGTTACAGTAGCTATGTTTGTCAATCAACCTCATAGTTTATTCAATGAATAATGCTATCTATGTTCTCTTTATAGAGATGACAGTGCCAGTGGTGAACCTTTCTTTTGCTGCGTGTGGATTCCTGGGTATCTACCAACTGGGTGCATGTGGAGCCATCCTGAGACATGGAGACAAGCTGGTGAGCTCTCTCAGGGCATGTGCCGGGGCATCTGCTGGAGCTCTGGTGGCTGCAGTGATGGTCACTGCTCCAGACAAACTACAGGTAACATAGTAaggtcttcatcatcatcatcagcctattcttctttcttcttttccttgtacatttttgttgtgtttagGCCTACTGCTGGTTGATGCATTTGGTCTTTTTCCAATAGAGTGTCAAAGAATTTACCTTCAGATTTGCAAAAGATGTCAGAAGCCAGAGGTTTGGAGCTGTGACTCCTGGATATAACTTCATGCTTACACTCAGGTAGTCACTAACTCTGAGAGAGCTATACACTGAATATACCAAGATTAGGAACACCATAGTATTGAGCTGCACCCCCCTCTACAAGTTGTCGAAAGCATAGCCCATGTTGACTACagtgcttctcacagttgtgtcaagttggcttcaTGTCCTTTAGGTGGCAAAAAAAATCcatctttaaccggtctcctccccttcatctacactgattgacgtggatttaataagtgacatcaataagggatcatagctttcacccggattcacctggtcagtcttatgtcatggaaagagcaggtgttcttaatgtgttgtatactcagtgtatagaaCAGTCATATTCAGATGCATATGCACACATAGTTAGACAGgcggaaacacagagagacagttggTTGGGTTGAATGGGAATCAGTGTTCATAATGCTTTGTACATCGTGTATTTCTTTGCGTTAAAGCCACGTCTAGATAACTGGGTGTGTCAATCATTTTTTCATTTGTAACACCTTTATAATAAATGGAGCTATTCATTTGTGGGAGTAAATTAAACCTAAGGCTATAGAACTGAACAATGGTTGTGTTTGTGTCTTCATTAAGTGCACGCATTACACAGCCAACAGATCGTGTAATAAGTGCATGTTTTATTATAGAGCCGTACAGTGTTGTTAAATTCATTATTAAAAACATGACAAAAAAGCATCTGTCCCTTTGTTCTCCCCAGGGAGGGAATCGAGGAGTTTCTGCCTGGCGATGCCCACATTAAAGCAGGCAATCGCCTTCACATCTCTATAACACATTCAAAAAGTGGCAAGAACACCATCGTGTCCAGCTTTGCCTCCAGGGAGGACCTCATAAAGGTAGCCGGCCACAAGCCTGAGCAGATTATATTACTGTACCTTGGCTTTAACACAAAATGTTGTCGCAAATGTTTGAGGAGCATGGCCATTGTTTTCCCCCTGATACACTGCATTGTTGGGTCAGTTCTGTGTTTTAGCCAGTCAAGTGACAGAGCAATGCATATCTAACAATATGTGTGGGTCGAGGAACCTTTACAAATCTCTTTCACTACATATTTTAGGATTAGGTCTGACCTAGCCTTTGCTTCTTTTAATTGAAGGCACTCTTGGCCAGTAGTTTTGTGCCCGTCTATGCTGGAATCAAACCGGTGGAATGGCAAGGACAGGTAATAACTTGAACTGCATCTCAAACTCAACCCATGGATGTTATCCATTACGAGCTTACTGTtgctttttgtttgtttataacTGAAAATCTATCAACTTAACTGTAACACACATCCTTCAGAAATGGATTGACGGGGGATTCACGGATAGTCTCCCCATCCTGCCAGAGGGACGTACCATCACAGTCTCCCCCTTCGCAGGTCCCCAAGACATCTGCCCAAAACACAGAGGGCTCATGAACCTCCACCTCAAACTGGCCAACATGGACGTAATGGTGAGTATGATCACTGTTTGATTACATGTTCACAGGGATACAGACAGTATACATCTTCAACAAGTGTGTATTGCATTCATTGTATGGTTTTGCACATCATTTTGCCTGGACAGTTCTTTTGCAGTATTTAAAATTGCTTTGATTTTGTTGATGTTTTTGTtgatgttttgtgttgtttttatCCCTCAGTTTTCCAAGGAGAACATCATCAGGTTAAACCAGTCCTTATTCCCTCCGTTAGAGGAAAGGATGAACCAGTATTGTAAAGAGGGTCATGACGATGCAGTGAGGTTTCTGAAGATCGAAAACTGGATCCAGTAGTGTTGTATTTCAATTGAGTATTCTTTTTATTATAGTGTTTTTTCTTGTAAATATGGTGTAAtcacattatttattttagattttaaaagtgtgtaaaataaagaaaatacaaTAACTCAAGTCAAATGTATAATTTTATCTTTGCAAATCCACTGTAGCCCATGAAATCAATAGTAATAGCTACTCTATAATCCGAGGAGACGTTGGAATATCAGCCAACTGCATGTAACTATATATCTCATGTGAGGTAACTAGGTGAAAATCAGTCTTTGAACACGCCTCACCATCAATTTCCAGCAGCGATCCATTACCCCTGAGCCAGTAGTGGCAGGCGGTGGGGAAATCAGTAGGGCACTTCACGGAAGTACATAATATAACAGGCAGTGGCGTCACGCTAACCTAGCGGAGGTCCTTCATCTCCTCCAGGACAAGAATGGAGTACCCCTTTGATGTTACCATAGAAATGGTTGTTTGAACTCTGCACGTTCTTCTCTCCACCTGAGGAACCATTTAACTTCCTCCGGTCCTCGGGTATCGGTGTGCACTGTGTTCAAGAGATCTTCTTTTTTCCCCCCCGGTGGttgaactcacacacactcactacacacacctccctccGGATCTTCTGAGGATACTTCTTCTTCATGCCTAGATAGAAACCAAGGCAAAATGTGCTCTGTTTAAATGACTCGCGGTCTTCAAATACAGTAGCAAAATGAAATAGTCTAACCCCAAAACATTGAAGAACCATATCTGCATCTATTAACACGACAAGGCTGAATTATCATAACTACTTACCAAATGTGACTGATAAAAGCATAATTGTCCAAAAAGACTTGGATGAGTTGAAATAAATAACGTTTAGCACTGTACACTCGTCAGCATGAGGGCAAAGAGCTGATCTGTACACTAAAGCTGAGATTTAGCTTGATCAGAAACCACATAATGACGATGTAAACATTTTTGTCCAATCATACAAATATCTGTTATGACACAATCAGTGTTTCAATTAATTGTACATCAGTTGTACATCACAAACTAGGCCATACAGTCCTGTAAGTAAACAGGATTTACCATCCACACACTAAAGTGAAGTAACCATGGTGTTTTCCTACCGCTATCCAGCCTCCCTGCTGTTGTTAATAATTAGCCCAATCTTTGGTCCACAGTTGTAATTAACACCTGGGGACATAGATTCCCTGGCGTATGGTTTAATATTGTTTAGGTTTTCTCCTCTGAGGAAAACTCTGCTGCGCTCCACTTCTCTGGCGTCCGGGAGCATAGAGGCTGGGCTGGATGTGGGCTGGATGTGACGGACCAGTGGCCAAGCCGACACACGGgagctacgtcccaaatggcactctaaatagtgcaccacttttgaccagagccctggccactggtcaaaagtggtgcacaatgtagggaatagggtgccatttgggacgcaggcccgAGTCAAAGACAAGATAAAGAGCTGGCTTCTATCACTGCCAAACTCTCTCTGTTGTGGATGGATCCAATAATGATCAGCCACTGTGATTACAGGGCCATGGATGGAGGAAAATAATTAGATTTATACACAATGTCAGAATATCAGTCAAGTAGAATATCAGTCAAGTAGAATATCAATCCCAGTTCTAGTGATAGTGGCTGTCGTTCTGTAGTTGGTGCTGGTAGTTATTAGTAGCAACAGTAGTGCTTATGTAGCTGGTACCCCACCTAAATCAGACCATTAATCATTTACACCAGAAAAATGTGTTGAAACAAATGAACACATGGTAATAACAAAATAACACATGGCATAAAATGCAACGGGTGTGTGGgaatgcacacaaaaaaaatctgaattcagcatccatcatccatcatatAAATTACTAAACAGGGGAGAGAGCACTCCTTAATATTCTGAGATTTGCCAATGGCAGTTGGTGACAAATAGACTGCTGGATATAGAGTTAACGGGAGACTAAGATACATATTAACTAAACGTCACTGAAATCTGAGATCAAATGAAGAGCTAAGCTTAAAGCTAGTCTGGGTGATGAAAATGTACGGCTGGCTGTGGCCACAGGGGGATGAGCCATGTGTGGCTCAGGGACTCTGGATGACTCTGTACTGACTGTTGGCATTAGACACGGCAGCTCTACTGAACATCTTAATACAGCTCTATTCGTTAATACAGCCATGTCTTTTCATGTCGGTTGCCCACTCAGTTCCATTGCTTCTTGGTTGTGCAGATGCCTTTTACAGAGGCCCTGTAGTGTCTAAATGATGAACAGTGATTAAATGATCATCGGTAACCTACAAGGGTTATTGTAGCACCCCGGAGGATAAAACTAGAAATTCTCCAACTTGAGTTGGACCTTGTGCTAATCAGTGCACTGAGTTGCTGGCCTCAACAATCACATTTGATTCATATTGCTCCcttttgtcacaaagtgctttaaaaTGACATGTTAGTCCAAATAGCAGCATCTGCATAAAACCCTCAGGGAGCAAGCATAGGTGACACAATTTACTGTATGTTTTACTGGAGTTCCTGAGAGGACAAATACTAAAAAGTAT
The genomic region above belongs to Oncorhynchus kisutch isolate 150728-3 linkage group LG16, Okis_V2, whole genome shotgun sequence and contains:
- the pnpla4 gene encoding patatin-like phospholipase domain-containing protein 4, translated to MTVPVVNLSFAACGFLGIYQLGACGAILRHGDKLVSSLRACAGASAGALVAAVMVTAPDKLQSVKEFTFRFAKDVRSQRFGAVTPGYNFMLTLREGIEEFLPGDAHIKAGNRLHISITHSKSGKNTIVSSFASREDLIKALLASSFVPVYAGIKPVEWQGQKWIDGGFTDSLPILPEGRTITVSPFAGPQDICPKHRGLMNLHLKLANMDVMFSKENIIRLNQSLFPPLEERMNQYCKEGHDDAVRFLKIENWIQ